A region of Vanessa tameamea isolate UH-Manoa-2023 chromosome 21, ilVanTame1 primary haplotype, whole genome shotgun sequence DNA encodes the following proteins:
- the LOC113404580 gene encoding mevalonate kinase isoform X1, giving the protein MGSLFEIKVSAPGKVILHGEHSVMYGKFAIAGSLGLRSDIVLKEVQSSVGSFVNVNLPSVNLKHSLSLDHIQSYLFKISTNGQLLWKNPQTVDHESHLIKVDKCLQSINININDLNSVQYNSLRGMLYLISGIFGDTKFLNNSLDVSINSGLTVGAGTGSSASYAVCLAGALIQLLKLKSGKTDEEFEMEDKILISAWAYNCEKIMHGSPSGIDNSTCTLGSLVGFRKGEEPIIPSFQINLRILLVDTKVSRETKILAAKTMSLRQHNQNAVDCIMDACDHIATTAFKIMEKLSACNAEDSEAHYKHLSELWNMNHCLLASLGVSHPSLEDIKASATKYGLACKLTGAGGGGYAIVLIPPTTEQTIVESLNNELKIKEYKVSDTQLGGPGVRIDHIDVTNII; this is encoded by the exons ATGGGTTCACTTTTCGAGATCAAAGTCTCAGCTCCGGGTAAAGTGATTTTGCATGGAGAACATTCTGTGATGTACGGAAAGTTCGCTATTGCGGGCAGTCTTGGACTTAGAAGTGATATAGTTCTCAAG GAAGTTCAATCTTCTGTTGGATCATTTGTCAATGTAAATTTGCCGTCCGTGAATCTCAAACATTCTTTATCCCTTGATCATATTCAGagctatttattcaaaatatcaaCAAACGGTCAGTTACTGTGGAAAAACCCCCAAACTGTTGACCACGAAAGCCACCTAATCAAAGTGGACAAATGCcttcaatcaataaatattaatattaacgacCTGAACAGTGTTCAATATAATTCGTTACGTGGAATGCTATATCTTATTTCTGGAATCTTCGGCGATAcgaaatttttgaataatagcCTAGATGTTAGCATAAATTCTGGACTAACAGTTGGAGCAGGAACCGGAAGTTCAGCGTCATACGCTGTATGTTTGGCGGGTGCTTTAATACAACTCTTGAAATTGAAGAGTGGAAAAACTGATGAAGAATTTGAAATGGaagacaaaattttaatatcggcTTGGGCTTACAACTGTGAAAAGATAATGCACGGTTCACCTTCAG GTATAGATAACTCAACCTGCACACTTGGATCGTTAGTTGGATTCAGAAAAGGAGAAGAACCGATCATACCATCTTTCCAGATAAATTTACGAATACTCTTAGTTGATACTAAAGTTAGCCGCGAGACTAAGATTTTAGCCGCGAAAACGATGTCTCTAAGGCAACACAATCAGAATGCTGTGGATTGTATTATGGACGCATGTGATCATATCGCGACCACTGCTTTTAAG attATGGAAAAACTATCTGCCTGTAACGCAGAAGATTCTGAAGCACACTACAAACATCTATCA gAGTTGTGGAACATGAATCACTGTCTCCTAGCTTCTTTGGGCGTGTCTCATCCGTCTTTAGAGGATATCAAAGCATCGGCCACGAAATATGGACTCGCCTGTAAGCTCACGGGGGCAGGGGGTGGAGG ATACGCCATAGTATTAATACCGCCGACAACTGAACAGACTATTGTCGAATCCTTAAACAATGAACTGAAGATCAAAGAATATAAAGTTAGTGACACACAGCTCGGAGGTCCTGGCGTTCGTATAGATCACATAGACgtcactaatataatataa